TGATGGAGGCCGTCGTTGAACATCGCCTCGATCAGCTTCCGGTTGAATGGCGGCAGGACACTGCCGTCTGTGTGGTCATGACCTCGCCCGGATATCCCGGGTCTTATCAAACCGGGTTTCCGATTCAGGGGTTGCCTGCGCCGTCCGGCACGTCAGCCATTGCAGTATTTCACGCCGGCACCAAGCGGGAGGCCGGGCAGGTCGTGACGGCGGGCGGTCGCGTGTTGGCCGTAGCGGCCTGGGCCCCGTCCTTGCTTCAAGCGCGGGCGCAGGTCTATCAGGCTGTGCCGACGATCACCTTCCAGGGGCGCCACTATCGCACCGACATCGCCCACCGAGCCCTTCCGCGCCAGTCTTAACCCGATTGCGACAGGCCGTGACATGGCTCTGGTTCTTCCCTTCATCGACAAAACCTTCGACACCATCCTGCCGGAAGTGCGCCGTGTGTTGGCCGCGCAGGGGCTCCTCGCCCTGCCGACCGAAACCTATTATGGCTTAGCCGTTCGACCCACCAACGAAAGGGCGTTGCGCCGACTGATTGACGTCAAAGGCCGGCCCGACGACAAGCCCATTCTTGTGCTCATCGGCGGGCGCGATCAATTGTCTTCATTGGTGGAATCGGTTCCTCCGGCCGCGGCCGCGCTGATGGATCGGTTTTGGCCGGGGCCCTTGACCATCGTGTTGCCCGCCGCAACCGGCTTGTCCCCGTTGCTGACGGCGGGAACCGGCACGATTGGGGTTCGATGGTCGCCGCTGGCGATCCTGCAACGCTTGTTGATGCAGACTGGTCCTCTGACCGGGACCAGTGCCAACCGGTCATCCGAACCCGCTCTCGCCGATGCAGACTCGGTGCAGCAGACGCTCGGGCCGCTCCTTGATCTGATTCTTGATGGCGGGCGCACGCCGGGCGGCACCGCGTCGACGATCGTCGATGCGCGCGACCAGCCGCGCGTGCTGCGAGCGGGGGTGCTGTCGACGGACCGGATCCGCGCAGCCCTGGAGCCACTGGGGTACACACTTTCATCATGATTTGGCAATTCGTTGTGGGTATAATTCACCCACACGGGAGGACCACTTATGCTCATTCGTTCACGCCGCGCGGTGATGGGATTGTCGATGCTCGGGTTCAGCAGTCTGATGGTGCTGGCTGGGTGTGATTTTTGGCCGCCGGCTCTCCAGGCTCAAATCGAACAACTGCATTCCGAAGCCCAACAAGCTGCGGCGGATAAGGCGCTCTTGCAGAATCAGCTCAACGCAGCGAATAAAGCTAAGGAAGAACTGCAAATTCGCGTGGAGGATTTGACACGAGTGAATAAAGAAAAGTCGGCGATGATTGCGAATTTGGAGCGTACGATCACTGCGGCCAGGGAACGAGCCGTGAAAGCAAAGCCTCCTGTCGTCAAGCCGAACGCGAAACCCAGCGCGAAGAAGCCGGTCAAATCGACCTCCAAGGCGACCTCGAAATCCTCGGCGAAATCCTCGACCATCAAGAAATCGAAACCCGCCCAGGTTCGATAAGCCTGCGGCAGGCAGTGGTCGATACCGGCAGGCTCGTTTCGCATGCCTCCGTCCGAAGACTCCGGCGGTTGTGGGTCTCCTGTCTGATGGAACGGGGTTCCCGGTCAGGGTTTACTAGCGGATGAAGCGGAAGATTGAGAACCGGATGCGCCGGCGCCGGATGTGCTCGTGCTGGGTGATGAGGGTGAACTGGCTGTGGCCGAAGGCGTGGGCGCGGCAGGGGTCGAGGTCGCGGCAGGACTGGAGCTTGCTCCTTCCGACGAAGCTGGAGCGGCCGCTTTCTCCGTGCCGGTTGCCGCCGGCTTGTCGGACGTATCGCTTCCTCCCGGCTTCATTTTGTCCGAATAGTCGGTAATATACCATCCACTGCCCTTGAACATAATTGCCGGGGGCGAAATCAGTTTCGTGACTTCCTTCCCGCACCGCACACATTCCTTGATGGGGTCATCCTTGATGCTTTGCTTCACCTCGAACCGGTGAGCGCAGCTGGCACATTGATACTCATAGATGGGCACGGGTCTTCCTCCTCTGGTCGTACAGCGTTGCTCGGTGTTCTATGGCTCGATGCGGTCTCTACGGAACCTTTCCCTGATAACCTCATGTGATGCACAGTCAAGTGGCTGCGGTGCCGAGATTTGCGTGATCAAGACAGCCGGCGGAGGGCTGCTTCGATGCGCGTCAATCCGCGTTCGATGGCTTCCATAGAGGTCGCATACGACAGCCGGATATGGACATCGCTTCCAAACGGTTCGCCCGGTACCAACGCCACTTGCGCCTCATTCAGTAAATAGGTCGCCAGATTCGCCGCCGAGCCGATAGGTTGATCCTTCCAGCTCTTGGCCAGCAGACCGCTCACATTCGGAAATGCATAGAATGCCCCGGTTGGCATGCGACAGGTGACGCCGGGTATTTTGTTGAGGCGCTCGACCATGAGGCGTCGCCGCCGATCGAATTCCGCCACCATCACGGTCGTGAAAGGGTTCCCGAGACGGAGCGCCGCCACCGCAGCCTTTTGCGAAATGGAGCAGGGGTTCGAGGTGCTTTGACTTTGGATATTGGCCATGGCCGTCAATAACGACTTCGGTCCAGCGGCATAGCCGATGCGCCAGCCGGTCATGGCATAGGCCTTGGAGACACCGTTAATCACCACCGTGCGTGCTGCAACTTCGGGGCTCAGGCTGGCGATGCTGATGTGCTGCACACCGTCGTACAACACCTTCTCGTAAATCTCGTCTGAAATGATGACGAGGTCATGGCGCAAGGCGACGGCAGCGATGCGTTCCAGAGTGTCCCGGTCGTACGTGGCGCCGGTAGGATTACACGGGCTGTTGACGATAATCGCTTTGGTGCGCGGGGTGATGACGGCTTCCAGGGCCTCTTGCGAAATCGTGTACCCATCCCGCTCCTGCGTCTGAAGCAGCACCGGCGTGGCATCGTTCAGCAGGGTTTGATCTTGGTAGGACACCCAGAAGGGGACCGGGATAATCAGTTCATCGCCCGCCTCCAACAGCGCTTCCGCGACGTTGTAGAGGGAATGTTTAGCGCCGCAAGACACCAAAATCTGGGACTTGTCATACTGAAGTCCCTGTTCGTCTTTTAACTTCTCGACAATCGCGGTACGCAGTTCGTCGATACCTGACGACGGCGTATACTTCGTAAAGCCCGCGCGGATGGCGGCTTCGGCCGCGGCTTTCACCGGTTCCGGCGTATCGAAGTCCGGTTCTCCGGAGGCAAAATCGATCACATCGATGCCTTGTGCCGCCATGGCTTTCGCGGTGGCGGTGATACTCAGGGTAGGAGAGGGCACAATACGTCCGACACGGGCTGCCAGTTTCATCCTTTGAAACTCCGAATTCGTTCTTGGAGCCTCCGCGCCACTTCCGGGTGCAGAAAGTCTTGAAGCGACCCGCCGTGGCTGGCGACATCCTTGATGATGGTGGAAGAGAGATAGGAATATTCTTCACTGGGCATGAGAAACACCGTCTCGACGGTTTCCGCCAGTTTTCGATTGACCAGTGCCATTTGAAATTCGTGTTCGAAATCAGAAATCGCGCGCAGTCCCCGCAGAATAGCATGAGCGCCGCTGGCGCGCACAAAATCCACCAACAGTCCCTCGAAGGTCGTGACCTCCAGGTTTGGCAGATCCTTGGTGACGAGGCGCACCATGTCCAATCGTTCTGTCGTGCTGAACAGCGGATGTTTGCCCGGATTGGGGGCGATGGCCACGATGACACGCGAAAACATCCGAAATCCGCGCCGGATGATATCACTGTGACCATGCGTGATCGGATCGAATGTGCCGGGGTAGACGGCGGTTTTCATGCCGGTTGGACTTCTTTCGGCGCGACGTGAAATCGGGTCAGTGCGGTGTCGCCGTAGTCGTAGCGCTTCACCTGCGAGAGCGGACCCAGAACGGAGGGAATGTCCGCTTTCCGTCCATGTTCCAGGATGACCACGGCGTCATCCGACAGCCAGCCCGCGTGCCATTGCCATTCTGTTGCCAGGGCAATCAATTCAGGCGTGAGTTGATAGGGTGGATCGCAGAAGACAATGTCGTAGGGGCCTGACCATTGGGTGCCGCGGCGAAAAAACTGACTCACCTGACAGGCGCAGATGTTGGAGGACTGTTCCAACCCGCATTGCCGGAGGTTGGACTGGACCAGGCGTAACGCGTCGCGATTGGCTTCCACAAAGGTCACATGCGTCGCCCCGCGGCTCAAGGCCTCAATGCCGATCGAACCGGTCCCCGCATAGAGGTCGAGCACGCGCGCCCCCATGATGCGTTCGCCAAGGATGGAAAAGAGCGCTTCTTTGACTCGATCGGAGGTCGGGCGGATAGCCTGTCCCCTGGGACCCAGCAACCGTCGGCCCCGATGAAGCCCAGCGATGACACGCATGATCGTATTCAGGTGAGAGCCATTCGTCACTGGCTAAGCAGTGAGAGAATGTAACACAGCGTTTTTGAAGGGGTCAAGGTGATGGGACGCGATGAGAGGGGCGGGAAGCCGGAAAGGTCTTCTCCCCGCCGCGGGGCGGGGAGCGCTGTAGACGTCGAGGAGGCGTTCGTGCGCTTTGACGCGTGACAGGAGGCTCGCTATAATCGGGCGACACCAAGACTCGGTTCAAGCGGGCTGAGGAGGTGGCCACATCCCGGGCCGTCACACCACCACATCACACGGAGAACAGAGCGAGGGATCCGCGTTTAGCGGGTCGCCACCGGCTGAGCGTCGCGAGCCGCGAGGCTCTTTCTACGATTGGCCGAAATGGTTCTATCGATGATGGCTCCGCAGTTGATGCATTTCCAGGCGTAAAAAATGAGGAAGAAGTCTGAGAACCGTTCCAACATCATCATGCCTTTGCATTTCGGACATTCCATTGTTTCCTCCTGGGTATTGACGTTTACAGCTGTGTCTGCTCTCAAGCAAGAGCTGCACCAAAATGTCAAGTGTTTATATTTCAATAGGTTACACGAGGAAAGTGCCATACATGACACGCGCCAGGCGTCAAGTCTCCGGCACAAAAAAGTGCAGGCTGACATTTTTTTGTCGTAGAAAGCTGCCATGACCTTCAAAAAAGCAGGGGGTGGAATCGGGGATTGGCCGGAAACTGAGCGGCCGCGTGAACGATTGCTCAGCGAGGGGGCAGAAAGCCTGTCCGATGCGCAATTGCTGGCGATTCTTTTACGCGTGGGCCGGCAGGACGCATCGGCCGTCAAGGTCGGCATGGAGGTGCTCGGCCGTGTCGGGGGTATTTTCGGGCTCTTGCATTGCAGCACCGAAGAGCTCTGCGCCATTCCCGGGGTAGGACCGGCCAAAGCTGCGCAATTGAAGGCGGCGGTGGAGGTCGGCAAACGGGCCGTCTCTGCGCCATTGACGACCGGGACGCGCATCAATTCGAGCGCGGATTTGTTTAAGCATTACCACGCAGGCTTGCGGGATCTGCGTCATGAGATTTTCGCTGTGGTCTTGCTGGATGCCAAGAATCAGGTCATTCGCGACGTGACGATTTCGGAAGGCAGCCTGACGCTGAGTATCGTGCATCCGCGGGAAGTGTTTATCCCCGCCATGCGCGCCTCGGCCGCCGGAGTGATTTTTCTTCACAACCATCCCAGCGGAGACCCCACGCCAAGCCAGGAAGATCGTGTGCTGACGGCCAGGCTCGTGTCAGCGGGAGCGCTTCTGGGAATTCAGGTGCTGGATCACCTCATTGTGGGCGACGGTCGGTATGTGAGTTTCGCCGACCAGGGATGGCTCGGCGCAGAGGCGCCGAAAACATGACCGGCTGGACCCAGTGCGCGCATCGCCTGTCACCGCAGGAGGAGACGGCACAGATCGAGAAAGGAAGGTGTCGCTCGCAAGTCTTTCTCTAACCAGGCCCCCAGCGGCCGCCGACTACCGGAGGAGGTCATGATGAATGTTCCCCTCGCCGAATCCATCAGGAATGTGGCTGTGGTATCGAATGCGGGATCGGGTAAAACCTCATTAGTCGAAGCGTTAGCCTGCTGCGCAGGCAGTCTTTCCTCTCCCGGTTCTATCCAGGCCGGAACTACCGTCTCCGATTTTGAACCGGAAGAAATCCAGCACCGAACATCCGTCCATACCGGCGTGGTTCGCTGCCTGTGCCACGACACCGTGCTCAATCTCCTCGATACCCCGGGATCGCCCAGTTTCATTGCCGAGGTGCGGTCGGCATTGCGCGTCGCTGATGGTGTGGTGCTGGTGGTGAACGCGGCAACAGGCGTCCGTAGCGAACTGCAGCGCCTCTGGTCGCTCATCCGGGCGGCCGGCCTTCCATGCATGGTCTTCGTAAATGATCTGGATAAGGAGGGGACGATATTTGCGACGATGCTCGAACAGGTGACGAAAGAACTGGAAATGCCAGCGGTCCCCTTAATCCTCACGAATGGAGAAGGCGCGGAGTTGAGGGACATTGTGGATCTCCTTCAGGACTGCGTCCTGACAGCACGGCAGGACCGTCCGCAGGCAGATCCGTCTCCGGTTCCGTCCGAGTGGCGCGACCGCATCGATCAGGCCCGGCGCCGCCTGATCGAAATGGTGGCCGAACGCGACGAAGTCTTGCTTGAACGGTACCTCACCGACGGGACATTGACGGAAGCAGCCTTGCGGGAGGGATTACGGGCCGGTGTCCAACGAGGAGCCCTGGTGCCGGTGGTTGGAGGATCGGCGCTGCGCAACCTGGGCGTGCAGACACTGTTACAGGGCCTGCTCCAGCTCATGCCGTCACCGGTCGATCGGGCGCACATCGCGCCGGTGCAGGGGATCGGTCTCACTGAGGGCTCCCAGCCCGTCGCGAGGGAGCCGCTGGCGACGGCGCCCTTCTCGGGACTGGTGTTCAAGACCATCATTGATCCATTCGTCGGGCGCCTGTCCTACGTACGGCTCTATTCAGGCACCTTGCAGGCGGATAGCAGCCTGTACAATGCGACTAGGCAGGTACGGGAACGCGGTGGTCATCTGTTTTCGATATTCGGGAAAAAGTACACCCCTGTGTCTCGCGCGGTGGCCGGCGATATCGTGGCGATCGGGAAGCTGAAAGACAGCCTGACCGGCGATACGCTGTGTGATGAGCAGGCACCGATCCTATTGCCGGGGATTCACCTCGGGCGACCGGTAATGTCCTTCGCCATCGAGCCGAAGTCCAACTCTGAAATCGAAAAGGTCAGTGTGGGGTTGCACAAGTTGATCGAGGAAGATCCGAGCCTTGAATTCAATCGCCACATGGAGACCAAGGAAATGGTGCTGAGCGGAATGGGTCAACTGCATATCGACGTCGCCCTGGAAAAACTACACCGTAAGTACGGCGCGGCAGTGACGCTGCATGCGCCGAAAATTCCCTACCGCGAAACGATTCGCAGTGTGGCGCAGGCGCAGGGGAAGTATAAAAAACAGACCGGCGGACACGGGCAATATGGGGATTGCTGGGTGGAAGTCGGACCGCTCCCCCGCGGCCAGGGATTTGAGTTCCAGAATAAAATTGTCGGTGGCGCCATTCCGCGCAATTTCGTGCCGGCCGTCGAAAAGGGGGTCGTAGAGGCACTCCATGAAGGCCCGTTGGCAGGATATCCCGCCGTTGACGTGCGGGTGACCGTGTACGATGGTTCATACCATGTGGTCGATTCATCCGAAATGGCCTTTAAGATCGCCGGATCGATGGGCGTCAAAAAGGCGATGGAAGCGGCACACCCGGTTCTGCTGGAGCCGCTCATGAGCGTGGAGGTTG
The window above is part of the Nitrospira sp. CR1.1 genome. Proteins encoded here:
- a CDS encoding threonylcarbamoyl-AMP synthase; translation: MALVLPFIDKTFDTILPEVRRVLAAQGLLALPTETYYGLAVRPTNERALRRLIDVKGRPDDKPILVLIGGRDQLSSLVESVPPAAAALMDRFWPGPLTIVLPAATGLSPLLTAGTGTIGVRWSPLAILQRLLMQTGPLTGTSANRSSEPALADADSVQQTLGPLLDLILDGGRTPGGTASTIVDARDQPRVLRAGVLSTDRIRAALEPLGYTLSS
- a CDS encoding aminotransferase class I/II-fold pyridoxal phosphate-dependent enzyme, which produces MKLAARVGRIVPSPTLSITATAKAMAAQGIDVIDFASGEPDFDTPEPVKAAAEAAIRAGFTKYTPSSGIDELRTAIVEKLKDEQGLQYDKSQILVSCGAKHSLYNVAEALLEAGDELIIPVPFWVSYQDQTLLNDATPVLLQTQERDGYTISQEALEAVITPRTKAIIVNSPCNPTGATYDRDTLERIAAVALRHDLVIISDEIYEKVLYDGVQHISIASLSPEVAARTVVINGVSKAYAMTGWRIGYAAGPKSLLTAMANIQSQSTSNPCSISQKAAVAALRLGNPFTTVMVAEFDRRRRLMVERLNKIPGVTCRMPTGAFYAFPNVSGLLAKSWKDQPIGSAANLATYLLNEAQVALVPGEPFGSDVHIRLSYATSMEAIERGLTRIEAALRRLS
- the coaD gene encoding pantetheine-phosphate adenylyltransferase, translating into MKTAVYPGTFDPITHGHSDIIRRGFRMFSRVIVAIAPNPGKHPLFSTTERLDMVRLVTKDLPNLEVTTFEGLLVDFVRASGAHAILRGLRAISDFEHEFQMALVNRKLAETVETVFLMPSEEYSYLSSTIIKDVASHGGSLQDFLHPEVARRLQERIRSFKG
- the rsmD gene encoding 16S rRNA (guanine(966)-N(2))-methyltransferase RsmD, with protein sequence MRVIAGLHRGRRLLGPRGQAIRPTSDRVKEALFSILGERIMGARVLDLYAGTGSIGIEALSRGATHVTFVEANRDALRLVQSNLRQCGLEQSSNICACQVSQFFRRGTQWSGPYDIVFCDPPYQLTPELIALATEWQWHAGWLSDDAVVILEHGRKADIPSVLGPLSQVKRYDYGDTALTRFHVAPKEVQPA
- the radC gene encoding DNA repair protein RadC; the encoded protein is MTFKKAGGGIGDWPETERPRERLLSEGAESLSDAQLLAILLRVGRQDASAVKVGMEVLGRVGGIFGLLHCSTEELCAIPGVGPAKAAQLKAAVEVGKRAVSAPLTTGTRINSSADLFKHYHAGLRDLRHEIFAVVLLDAKNQVIRDVTISEGSLTLSIVHPREVFIPAMRASAAGVIFLHNHPSGDPTPSQEDRVLTARLVSAGALLGIQVLDHLIVGDGRYVSFADQGWLGAEAPKT
- a CDS encoding elongation factor G, with protein sequence MNVPLAESIRNVAVVSNAGSGKTSLVEALACCAGSLSSPGSIQAGTTVSDFEPEEIQHRTSVHTGVVRCLCHDTVLNLLDTPGSPSFIAEVRSALRVADGVVLVVNAATGVRSELQRLWSLIRAAGLPCMVFVNDLDKEGTIFATMLEQVTKELEMPAVPLILTNGEGAELRDIVDLLQDCVLTARQDRPQADPSPVPSEWRDRIDQARRRLIEMVAERDEVLLERYLTDGTLTEAALREGLRAGVQRGALVPVVGGSALRNLGVQTLLQGLLQLMPSPVDRAHIAPVQGIGLTEGSQPVAREPLATAPFSGLVFKTIIDPFVGRLSYVRLYSGTLQADSSLYNATRQVRERGGHLFSIFGKKYTPVSRAVAGDIVAIGKLKDSLTGDTLCDEQAPILLPGIHLGRPVMSFAIEPKSNSEIEKVSVGLHKLIEEDPSLEFNRHMETKEMVLSGMGQLHIDVALEKLHRKYGAAVTLHAPKIPYRETIRSVAQAQGKYKKQTGGHGQYGDCWVEVGPLPRGQGFEFQNKIVGGAIPRNFVPAVEKGVVEALHEGPLAGYPAVDVRVTVYDGSYHVVDSSEMAFKIAGSMGVKKAMEAAHPVLLEPLMSVEVEVPAEGVGTVLGDLNARRGRIVLVEASGHMETVKALVPQAELVSYATSLNSMTGGQGSYVMEFAHYEEVPRELATRIVEERKAERHGVVAH